From the genome of Pelobates fuscus isolate aPelFus1 chromosome 11, aPelFus1.pri, whole genome shotgun sequence:
TCCAGGTGGTGGAGGCTGGCCAGGGCGCTGTTTATGTGGCAGGTCAGGTTTCAAATCTGTAGAGTCCCTGGGTCCGGGATAGTTTCCTCCCATTTCACTCTTGGGAGGAAGGTTCATATATATTGGTTCTTCCCTTCTACCTGttgggagaagacgggagtttttTTCTGGAAAACCCACTTGTCCTCTGCTTTCAGGAGTCCCCACATATTGATATCTGACCCCTCCTCCCACAAAGTAGGGACGCAGTTGTGCAGGGGGTGCCCTATCCCACCTCTGGTAGCAGAAAAGTTCTGGGTCAGAAGGAAGGGCTGTTCCATACCAGCCACCAAGGCCCGGTGGAGGTGCAGGATGGGGGTGAGATGGAGGAGACTGAACACATGACCAGGGTGTCTGGATAAGTCCATAGGATGCATTGATGGGTGCAAGGTGAGGAGGATCCCCCAGAATCTCATAATAAAGACCTTCAGGATCTGGCCATGGTGGTGCCGAGCGCTGGGGAGGCAGTCTGGGCCCTTCCTCAACGAAGCGATAATTTGGTGGTCGAGGCCTTGGTGCACAGAAGCTTGGAGGCACAGGAAGGCTGCCTGACCTGGTGTGAAGACGGGGGACTCGAGATGGAGGGGCGACAGTTGGGGTAATCTTCCGGAGGTCAGCTGGGGAGTTTCCAGCAGCCTGCAGAGAAATGGAAGAAACGAAACATACAAATAATCACAAAACAATGTCAAAACGCAAGCATTTCTATTCAAAACATGGATAGTGGGGTCGAAGTGCAGGTTAATAGAACGAACATTAAACTGATTTAATATAGTGATGAACACAATGTTAACTAAGATAATGTGAaggccatttatttattttttagccaaATAAATTGTGATGCGATTCCCTGCCAGAGGGGGACTGATTTCTCAGCAGTATTGCAGCTGGAAACCTTGCCACCCTGTCTGAAATAATCGGGACGGCGGATTGTGGCATGAATGTACTCCAATCTCTGGAATGGGCGTTGGCGATTTAACAGTCTGGGCCCATCATTGGCACGGGTGCAACTTTACATCTTAAATCTTGCTGCTTAATATTTAAACACTCAAAACAGTCTACAcgtaatgctagcagaatgcaaaCAAATCTATGTATTGAACAAAAAAAGCCAACTTAAAAGGTCACTGGCCACATTTATCAATTAATTATACAGAGCAGTAATTAGTATATGGCGACCTAATGAACAGGTCACTGGGGGCATGAACTGGATCCGCAGCTCCGGCCATATGTGGTTAAACTAGCAATATTCatgataaaactatatatatgtattctgTGTGTTTAGAGTGCTTGCAGGAAGAGCTCAGTACAGAAGCTGCATAGCCGCAGGATTTGGAGCagttttaaaaatctttattttgtttttaatttaatacgTTTAAAAGAATGGGTTATCTTCATGCATAGACAGACACTATGCCCCTCACCAGCGTACTGTGTGCAGGATTCCTCAGGGGCCGATGCTGGGTGGGAATCAGCGTGGGAGGGCGCAGTTCTGAATAGAGAGGTCCTTCCTTGGCTAGCGTAATCTCACTACACTCCATAGACAGAGAGCGGCGAAACACAGACATCGCGGGGTGAGTGGGCCCAGATCTCAGGGATGGTTTAGCTGGGACGGTGCCAGTTGATATGGAAGACTGCAGGGCCCGTTGAGCACTCTCTGCCAGCTTCAAGGCCATGAGCCGCGCTGGGTCTTTTGGAGGCGGAGGCGGAGGGACCTGGCGGAGGAGGGATAGGGAAGGAGGATGGGTAGATTGCTTGGGAGACACTGTCCGACCTGGATGGAAAATAATATGTTTGCAAATAAATTCTAATTACTTCTACAATTTATAAATAGACTTTCACTCATTGTTGTGAAGAACAAGAGGCTTAGAGGACCCGGGCACTGTTTTCCATCACATCCAACGGTACAGAACCATTCTTTACAGCTTAGATTATATTGTGACTTTAAAATACTCTCTTTCTATGGAACCAATACAAACGACCAAGCAAAGGAAAAAGCAGGAGCAAGAGAAAGTATGTGGGGCAAAGAGAGAGAGGGCTGGGGAGGGGACAAAAACCAGAGAGGGGGGAAGAGCAAAGTGAGAGAGTGGAGGGGAATGCGGCAGagagaatacatgtttatatctaAACATTGCTAAAATAAAACAGGATTCGTGAAGCTTTACTCACTTGTAGGAGAATCCTGTTTACCAGAGACTCCACTTATCTTCCCTTTGACGTCTCGAACGGCTGTCTCATTCAGCTGGCAGGACTGCAAAAGCAAGGATAGCACTTGTGGGGGAGGAGAAAGGCtacgggggactgggcactccaTGTCCGCCACAAGACGCTCTGGAGGGCTGTGGGTAGGAGATGGAGTGCACCCTCCCATGGGCGACAGGCTCAGTCTGCGGGGCAGGGAACGAGACGGAGTCTGATTCGTCACTTGGGCTTTAATTGTTCCAGGAGAGCGAACCTCTTCATGGTCCGAGAAGGAGAGACGGAAGGAGAGAGGATCGAATCCGAGACCATCTGTGTCAGGAAGTGGTGGCGAGAGATCAAGATCTTCTTCAATCCATGCAGACTGTGGACGTGCAGAGCCTTGGGGAGATGGCACACATGGCGGAGAGGGTGAAGTGGGTCCCAAACTCTCAACTGAGTGACAATGAGGCATTCGAGATGGGAGACCATCACTTGTAGAGCGTGGGCGTCGGAGGCGAGAGGGTCGCTGAAATCCTGTCAGTGGGAAGCACACAATGGGACAGGCATTAGAACGAAAACCACAACACAACGGCatgacaaaaagagaaaaaagtgaAATAACATTGAATTTAAAAAAGGGCATTTCATAGAAAATGTACTTCCTTTTACCACGATCCTTTTAGTAGAATTAAATTATGTTTAGATTGCTTTAATGTTTATCAGAATTAGTTTCCAATGATAGAGgggatttacaaaaataaaacaaacaagcaaaaactaaaattataaaaaaaaaagacattacagTTATGGATAATGAGAAACGTGCACTAATCTCCATTGTATGCCTTCTCTGTGCCTTTCCAGAAAAAGGCTGTGATGTCCAAGTGAGATTGTATTAATAaaatactaaattaaaaaaagcaacatttacaaaataaaacaatgagtACGGACTACTTGTATTTGTTTGATTCAGATATACACTGACTGGGGGACATTATAGCAAATTAAAAGAATGACAGAATTTTTACAACCTATGTTGACTGATTCATCTGCACAATAAGCCCAAGCCAGGATCTCTGCACTGATAAACAATGCAGACATGTGAAGCTGGGTGGGTGCCCCCTGCTGGTAATCGCACAGAAATATTTTGTGAAAATCAGAAAAATgctacaaataaacataaaaaaagctTGCATTTTGCAACTGAAATCACACATCATTGTATTTATAGTTTGGAGGTAGAGATAAAAAATGGCTGAGAAAAAGTGGGACAGGCCCATTGAGAGTCACCGAATTTCCTCTACGATGCGTACCAGTTCCACTAGTGTGAGAGCACAGAGACTCCTCGCTTTTAGCAGACCGCAGAGTGACTGTTTCAGAGACTGTTGGGGGAATGAGAGAATGCAATATGATGAGACAAtatgcacagagtgagtgtgcacTTAAAGAGACAGATGGGTGTGGAGGGAGAAGACAAAATGCAGGTATGTACTTACTTCTTTGGCATGCTACAGAGTCCCGGATACCACCGGGTCGAGACTTTTTGTGTTGAGACGAGTTTTTTCCAATAGCAAAGAAGGTCCTCCAGCTGCTGCCTCCACTCGACTTCTTCCGTCCACGAGACAGCTTCCTGCGAGTGAGATAAATAGAGGCAGACAGTAAAAACCTGGAGATCAGAAGTAGCCAATATAGCATGCATAAAATTAGAAACCGACCTGTCCTCAATGTTCTCCAATATCCGCTCCTGTTTGCTTGGAGATGTCCTCTCTGCACCCAGTTTCTCAGCTGCTTCCCTTTGACTCTGGCTCCGTGCCTGAGCCTCCTGAAGGCTGACAAGACGGCCAGATGGGCAGCCACCCATCAGCGAGCGAGGGCGGATTGGCCCACAGCGACCTAGGCAGGGAGTGACACAGTTTAACAAAAGGAGCAAAATACAACTTAGTGTTAAACAACAATAAGCAATGCCAAGCTCTGCAGACAAGAGTTGATAACGTGCTAATCTTTTCTAATTTAAAACAGAAAACAGATCAGTGTAATGGCCTTGTAGGCTCTGATGGGACAACACTGTACAAAcaacaaaaggaaaaacaaacatCGGCCTTTGTAATGTGAAAAGCTACCTTAATACACTTCATACAACCCCTAACAGACCAAGCAGCACCCAGCCAAGCTGACTCTGTACACAAACACCCATTACCTCAATGCCAGGCCCCCATTAATTCACTTTGCATTAAATCCAGGCCAAGACTCCTTGGGGAGGAGAACAGAAGAGGTGTGCTCTCCAACAAGGTATAATCGGCTGGGCCCAGAATGCCGAGAGATACATACCAGTACAGCACGTGGTGGGAATGGCTTGCAGAAGATATAAAGCTCCTTCATTCAGATATACACCCTGGAAAGGAGTCTCCGTGTTCAAGAAAATGGACAGAGAAATATACTGTAACTTGGAGCTAGACAATGATCTCTATTTATTGTGAGTAATTCCAGGACAAACATCTAAAAGTGAATAAATAAGAAGGAACATTTTGTTCATCTCCGTGGTGAaagctccacttttagaactttgaccCAGAATTGCTCGTTATACACAGCCAGGGCCTCAATACATTGTAACACCTCATccagcaggggcagagagtgAATCTTCGCTGAAGCTCATGAAATGATGTATGGAGGAAAATTGCTCATTTTTGTTATCCTGTTTTATTGCATGACGGACATGAACATTTTCATAGATCATCGGCTTGTCTGAAGGTATTCTATCactaaagtgaggattttaaGTTGTTCTTAAACTAAACAGGTTAGATCTATTGAAGAGTTTACTTCCAGGAAGTAAACAAACAtcattataaaatattaaaatctgtTCACATTCAGATAGATGTCTTTAAACATTCCACAATGGTGGCCTTGTAATGTGGGATGCGTTCATTTGACCCACATTCGGTGTTCAATCCGCGCACTAGCTGTCAGTCCTCACTTGTTCGGTCTCTGCTGCAAGGCATCCTCCATCGGTAGGGGACTGAACCCCACATCGCCTGTTCTGTACTTGGTACCAGGCTTCCGGCAGTGTAAGAAGACGAGGTCTAATTGAGATGCAAGATGCTCTACGGAGGCCGGTCGCTTTTGCTGGTAAAGAGGGATAGAAGACAATGTGGAGAAAGATAGCGGCAGGTCTCTTCCATTGACTTTCCAAGCTTGCGTGGCGAAGCAGGTCCAGCAAAGGATAGGGCAAGTAGAAGAAAAAGAAGCCGTGGAAGTGGCATGAATAGAAAGGATTAGGGCAGAAGAAAGCAAGTGGCAGCAGCATGTATAGATCAGGCAGGGAGGCGTGGAGACCAAAGGGGACTTCAGCAAACCACAGATATATCTTGTCCAGCAGAAAGCCAGAGGGAAGTGTGTGGGCAAGATCCAGAAGCGCCATCCAGTGACAGATCAGGTGCAATAGTTTAACAGATTGAGAAGGAGCGTTTGAGTAGCAATCAGCTGCTGCAGGCTGGGGATGGAGGATTAAGACTGAGCATTCACTAATGccgcgccccctccccccccccccccccccctctttatacAAACATCTGTTTAtggtaaagtgctgtggaataagtctatataaatggcaatgacATTAATAGTTTACAAAAAGCTGGATATTGGAGGGATAGTCTGTCATGGGGGTCTGAATCACAGAAAATACACATCCCACAACTCTCAGCAAGCCGTTTGACTTCACAGCAATACCTAGGCTCCATGGACGGTAACAGTGGCAATGTTTCTACACTATATAGCAGTCTACCCAATACCACAAGTTCCTGGCCAAGGGTACGCCTGTGTGTTCTGTGCACACTGACAGCACCGTACAACCAGGTCTGCTAGAGAACTAAGCTCACTACATGCAGGTGTTTCACCAGAGAAATTATACTGGAAGTTAATTGGAGCTTATGTACATCGGCAATCTTCTGACAATTAGGAGCAAATGTATCAGGAGGCAGCCATTGCTCTTTTGCAGCAGGCCTCCAAAGTTTCAGCCTGTTAATACATTTCTAAAAATTATCTTCGTTCATATTACAGAGGAGTTTAGCTCTTTAGTAATGACAGAAACACTAGATATCCAGTGTTAAACAAAATCAGTGGATTACATGATAATTAGAGGAATCCAAATTAGCCAGTTTATCACGTGTTATTTAGTGGAATGATAACATGTTTAAATGGACAGTGCATGGCACCTTTGCTCTGCAggtaattttaatgtaaaaaaacaaaaaaaacaacacttggtCTATGCAGGATTTCTCatcctagcaaaaaaaaaaaaacttgccctCCTGTGAAATTATGGGAAATAAAGATGGACGACGTCAGTCACTTTATTTATATCGAGTTTAAGCAGATATATCAGAATATTGAAAAGAAGATATAATGAGCAGAAAGGTCTGGTATCTGAATATCCAACTTAGTCAACAAAGAAGATCCTTCTGGCCGACGTGTTTGTAGGGATACAATATTACGGTTTGTTTTACCTTCATGGAGGAAAGGTTATGGAGACCGTTTACACACAGTGTTACGATAGAAACTGGGTATTCCGGGAACAATATATTATTACGACATCAGGGGTTACCAAACCAACAGATTATAAGCTAATTTATTGTAATCTGTACCTGCCGCATACTATTACTTTATTGTTTGTATAATACGctctgccatatatatatatatatttggtcaaGACACAAAACAGAATTACCATTATTTGGAACCAGCACGTAAGATGTGTCCAGCTTACCATGAAATCTGTGCCTTGTCTTACACATGGCAGGATTGAATGAACGGTTACATTATGGGTCTGTGAGCTTATCTTCCAACAGAATAATTTAACAGCACGCTAAAGCCATGTTCTTATTTTGGGGTCACTGTCACAATAAAGGTTAGGAAGAGCGAtctaaaacaaacactaaattctaATAGTGAAACCTTAAAATAACTAGAATGTCATTAAGATGGAGTAACATTAAttgggagatataaaacatgccATATAAAGTGTGATTATATCGGAAGTTTACTCACCGATAGAGGTGAAGGTATCGCTAAAGAGCGTCTCCACATTACACAGGAGAAACTCCACGAGCACAGATTGTACGCGCACTTCACGAAACGCATCTGCTCCAGGCGTTCCCACAGACTCCATGTCCCGAGACCTGAGACAgaagacaaaataaatacatgtaaacAATATCTGTACGGGCATGAAAAATACCTGTATAGGTAAATTATAACCAGTAGAATATTAGGTACATTCCCTTCCACACATGTCCAGCTCATTACTTGACAAAAACAATTGTGTGTAAAATCACAAAATGGGATTATCCTGCCTGGCAATATTCTGATCTcttattagaaacatagaatgtgacggcagataagaaccattcggcccatctagtctgcccaattttctaaatactttcattagtccctggccttatcttatagttaggatagccttatgcctatcccacgcatgcttaaactcctttactgtgttaacctctaccacttcagcaggaaggctattccatgcatccactgccctctcagtaaagtaatacttcctgatattatttttaaaccattttccctctaatttaagactatgtcctcttgttgtggttgtttttcttcttttaaatatagtctcctcctttactgtgttgattccctttatgtatttaaatgtttctatcatatcccccctgtctcgtctttcctccatgctatacatgttaagatcctttaacctttcctggtaagttttatcctgcaatccatgaaccagtttagtagcccttctctgaactctctctaaggtatcaatatccttctgaagatatggtctccagaactgcgtacaatactccaagtgaggtctcaccagtgttctgtacaatggcatgagcacttccctctttctactgctaatacctctccctatacaaccaagcattctgctagcatttcctgctgctctattacattgtctgcctacctttaagtcatcagaaataatcaccccctaAATCCCtgtcctcagatgttgaggttaggactctatcaaatattctgtactctgcccttgggtttttacgtccaagatgcattatcttgcacttatccacattaaatgtcagttgccacaactctgaccatttttctagtttacctaaatcatttgccatttggcttatccctcctggaacatcaaccctgttacatatcttagtatcatccgcaaaaagacacaccttaccatcaagaccttctgcaatatcactaataaaaatattaaagagaatgggtccaagtacagatccctgagttaccccattggtgacaagcccaagctttgaatatactccattgactacaaccctctgttgcctgtcactcagccactgccttacccattcaacaatattgaaatccaaactcaaagattgcagtttattgataagctttctatgtgcaacagtgtcaaaagccttactgaaatctaggtaagcaatgtctactgcaccaccctgatctataattttagttacccaatcaaaaaaatcaataagattaccgtatttttcgctccataagacgcacttttttcccctcaaaagtgaggggaaatgtctgtgcgtcttatggagcgaatatgaagctttacttacctgtcttgtagcgttggccggcagcacagggcgcaccgcggtagtggaacttgaatttcatgttccggtttccggcgggactgaaaggaagtgtgcacaagctgagtgcgcacttcctttcagtcccgccggaaaccggaacatgaaattcaagttccactaccgcggtgcgccctgtgctgccggccaacgctacaagacaggtaagtaattatgggaaaaggggagggggacagtatgggagagaagaatatggggagggggttgaagtctatggggaggggggggagatgaagtctgtggggaggggggggagatgaagtctgtggggagggggggagatgaagtctgtggggagggggggagatgaagtctgtggggaggggggggagatgaagtctgtggggaggggggggagatgaagtctgtggggaggggggggagatgaagtctgtggggaggggggggaagatgaagtctgtggggaggggggggagatgaagagatgaagtctgtggggaggggggggagatgaagagatgaagtctgtggggaggggggggagatgaagtctgtgggggggggggggagatgaagtctgtgggcaggggggagatgaagtctgtggggagggggggagatgaagtctgtggggagggggggagatgaagtctgtggggagggggggagatgaagtctgtggggaggggggaagatgaagtctgtggggaggggggaagatgaagtctgtggggaggggggggagattaagtctgtggggagggggtgggtgaagactatggggagggggtgagtgaagactatgggagggggggacactatgggacaggggagaaaaaacataaattttacttaccgaaaatttctttttcctgaagattagaggcagtgcttataccacagggatatccaatctggagggaaaaaacaggcaggcaaatctccaaacatttaaaccctcccctaattacctcctttccaataagtagcagctcctcctgatcatacccagaaaatacataagccaaatagctgcaaaactACTGAGTAtattagaaaaaggggcgggaattgtagcactgcctctaatcttcaggaaaaagaaattttcggtaagtaaaatttatgtttttcctttcagattagaggcagtgcttataccacagggatataataaagcagatcctgagggcgggtttcagttcactactgcttgaagcaccttgcgcccaaaagctgcatcctccgaggccagtatgtcccacttgtagtgtcttgagaacgtatggagagaggaccgattagcagctgaacaaatctgagaaggagaagcagctgctcgcagagcccatgacggcgaaacagctctagtagaaggtgcctttatagggcctgcaaTTACTGTGCCACTCTTAGAATAAgataacagaatacaatccttcagccatctagccagagaactcttcgaaaccATCATACCTTTTCTTTGTGCCTctgaacaagacaaacataccgttATCCTTCCGGAAGGATTCAGTAGCTTTTAGATATTGcaaaagacatctctttacgtCTAAGCAGTGAAATTTACTTTCCAAGGCATTAGACGGATTCCGACAAAAGGTCGGCAAAACCACTTCTTGTTTGACATTCGCAACAGATAAAACTTTAGTGATACATGAAGGATCGAGCTTCAGAacctccttgtcctgatgaaaaccaaaaagggaaaattcgcccgaagagcttggatctcacatactcttttagctgaCGTAATAGCCACCGAAAAAACGGTTTTCAACGAAATCATCTTCAgggaagcttcctccaatggttcaaagggcggctcacaaagcgcggaaaggaccaaatttagatcccagggaggacaggtttccccAACATAGGGCACTAAacgtgtcagagctctgaagaaccttgaaatcagAAAATTCGAGGCTAAGCATCTGAGGGAGAcgaaactgatagcagaaacttgtaatttcaatgaagcaggtttaagacctattgcaaatcccatctgaaggaagcttagaatcttctggatggatgcggaaacagggttgactttaaacctacaacaccGCTGATAAAAAACTTCCAAATCCTAGCGTAGATCCTTGAAGTAGATTCCTTGTAAGTTGCCAAtaaaatttttataacttcaggatccagacctttactctctaaaatctggagttcagaaaccaggccgtcaatcggaatctccgaagggtcggaagaggcaccatggctTCCTCTAGAATTCCTCCTGaaagaggaagcttccaaaaggtggcccctgGAAAGTTCAgaagaaccgagaaccaacttcttcttggccaccagggaaggattaGGATAATCCTTACAATATCCAGCCTACtatttgaagtattctgggaataagaactactggcgggaagatatatgccaggttgaacttccgTGGTACCgacagggcatctatgatatCTGGCTGGTCTGCTGGATTTAGGGACGCAAAACGACTTGTCCTCCTGTTCATTCCGGAGGCCATCAGGTCTatctccggaacaccgaagcggtctgtaATGAGCTTGAAAATTCTGCATGACAaggaccaatctgcttgtttcaaatgatgccggctcagggcatctgccaccacatagAATTTCCTAAAACGTGAACTGCTGAGATCGACATAAGGTGAACTTCTGACCACAGCATGATCattgaacaaaggctttctaatTTTGTTGATCTTGAGCCTCTctgtttgttcaaatatgccactgtcgttcgatagactgaacgaatttgaatatgttgatctttgatgagaaactgaaatGCCAAAAgcgccatccatacggcctttaattccctgaagttcgaggaatttctcatatccttctcttgccaacACCCATGCTTCATTCCAACCGACagccgggattgaggctgtaaacagacccagtaGGCACATGGCTTCTCTGATCGAAAACACACCTTTTTCTCTGAGATTCCGGATTAAACGCTTGATCTTTagtttcttctcttctggcaggaaaacttcatagcgatagaatccaaacttagacccaagaactggatccttgAACTGGCACCAGTTCCGATTTGTTGacatttattagccagccatgttTTCCAGCGATTATATAGCTGTCCCCAGGACTAACTGTAGCCGATCCTGGGACTCTGCAAtaaacagccagtcgtccaaacaaggaatgacagcgatgcccatacctcttagaaaagctgagacgactactagaagctttgtgaataccctgggcgccgatgacaggccgaaaggcagtgctctgaattggtaatgtctGGTTTACCGATTGGCAGCACACAGCAAACCTTAGAAGatttttgctggattctgctatgggtacCAAAGATAGGCATCtttaaatccagggacgcaaaccaacctACTGGATGAATAAGCAGAGTCGCTGATTTTATTGATTCCCTGAGGAATTTTAATTTGATAATCCGCCTGTTTACGGCTTTTAGGTCTATCATGGGTCTGAACGATCCAactggttttggcaccaagaaaagtcctgaataggtgccttgatgtctttcctttagaggaacttcttccaccactctttatAGTAACAGACTTGATACTTCTCGCATCAGGGAGAGTTCCATATCCAGAGAATGAACCTCGGAACATAGAAACAATTTCTTTGGGAtttgtgataattctagagcgtatcccTGCTTTATCACTGCGAGGA
Proteins encoded in this window:
- the ARHGAP33 gene encoding rho GTPase-activating protein 33 isoform X2; protein product: MEMSAPCSLSLVPEMDHDAGQTARGSDTLDSGTESSNRLISSTAPGGVKGKPSKRITRGPFVKLADCAHYHYENVNYGPIQLSISDSRPEDSSAAETDAIYIVQVTCQGRSWSVLRNYEDFRVLDSNLHRCIFDRRFSQLLELPPRSELPSQGQVLAPLLARYLKGLSGIVDSNINCGPILSWMEIDNHGNRLLVNEEASINVPAIAAAHVIKRYTAQAPDELSFEVGDIVSVIDMPPREDTSWWRGKHSFQVGFFPSECVQLITDSKNPSPTTEGDVKLAVSSPHGSNSPRPVCRRHGKLAGLLRSFMASRPSKQRLRQRGILRERVFGTDLGEHLLNSGEDVPKVLSSCSQFLEKFGIVDGIYRLSGVSSNIQKLRHEFDSERIPDLSRDTYLQDVHCVSSLCKLYFRELPNPLLTYRLYHPFTEAMSAATEEEKLIHVHDLIQQLPPPHYRTLEYLLRHLSQLSAHSERTGMHARNLAIIWAPNLLRSRDMESVGTPGADAFREVRVQSVLVEFLLCNVETLFSDTFTSIGRCGPIRPRSLMGGCPSGRLVSLQEAQARSQSQREAAEKLGAERTSPSKQERILENIEDRKLSRGRKKSSGGSSWRTFFAIGKNSSQHKKSRPGGIRDSVACQRISETVTLRSAKSEESLCSHTSGTGFQRPSRLRRPRSTSDGLPSRMPHCHSVESLGPTSPSPPCVPSPQGSARPQSAWIEEDLDLSPPLPDTDGLGFDPLSFRLSFSDHEEVRSPGTIKAQVTNQTPSRSLPRRLSLSPMGGCTPSPTHSPPERLVADMECPVPRSLSPPPQVLSLLLQSCQLNETAVRDVKGKISGVSGKQDSPTSRTVSPKQSTHPPSLSLLRQVPPPPPPKDPARLMALKLAESAQRALQSSISTGTVPAKPSLRSGPTHPAMSVFRRSLSMECSEITLAKEGPLYSELRPPTLIPTQHRPLRNPAHSTLAAGNSPADLRKITPTVAPPSRVPRLHTRSGSLPVPPSFCAPRPRPPNYRFVEEGPRLPPQRSAPPWPDPEGLYYEILGDPPHLAPINASYGLIQTPWSCVQSPPSHPHPAPPPGLGGWYGTALPSDPELFCYQRWDRAPPAQLRPYFVGGGVRYQYVGTPESRGQVGFPEKNSRLLPTGRREEPIYMNLPPKSEMGGNYPGPRDSTDLKPDLPHKQRPGQPPPPGRQEGFGGPPPIHTQQQHSHPLRREGSLNFFRPPLPPPSAMWGTQPKFPEARETPLITYETPPGGGQRMAYMPPHCLLSEGGTVYGNLEQSGTQHRSPTPAGPPGILGPAWTVHSEGQTRSYC
- the ARHGAP33 gene encoding rho GTPase-activating protein 33 isoform X1, producing the protein MEMSAPCSLSLVPEMDHDAGQTARGSDTLDSGTESSNRLISSTAPGGVKGKPSKRITRGPFVKLADCAHYHYENVNYGPIQLSISDSRPEDSSAAETDAIYIVQVTCQGRSWSVLRNYEDFRVLDSNLHRCIFDRRFSQLLELPPRSELPSQGQVLAPLLARYLKGLSGIVDSNINCGPILSWMEIDNHGNRLLVNEEASINVPAIAAAHVIKRYTAQAPDELSFEVGDIVSVIDMPPREDTSWWRGKHSFQVGFFPSECVQLITDSKNPSPTTGIQEGDVKLAVSSPHGSNSPRPVCRRHGKLAGLLRSFMASRPSKQRLRQRGILRERVFGTDLGEHLLNSGEDVPKVLSSCSQFLEKFGIVDGIYRLSGVSSNIQKLRHEFDSERIPDLSRDTYLQDVHCVSSLCKLYFRELPNPLLTYRLYHPFTEAMSAATEEEKLIHVHDLIQQLPPPHYRTLEYLLRHLSQLSAHSERTGMHARNLAIIWAPNLLRSRDMESVGTPGADAFREVRVQSVLVEFLLCNVETLFSDTFTSIGRCGPIRPRSLMGGCPSGRLVSLQEAQARSQSQREAAEKLGAERTSPSKQERILENIEDRKLSRGRKKSSGGSSWRTFFAIGKNSSQHKKSRPGGIRDSVACQRISETVTLRSAKSEESLCSHTSGTGFQRPSRLRRPRSTSDGLPSRMPHCHSVESLGPTSPSPPCVPSPQGSARPQSAWIEEDLDLSPPLPDTDGLGFDPLSFRLSFSDHEEVRSPGTIKAQVTNQTPSRSLPRRLSLSPMGGCTPSPTHSPPERLVADMECPVPRSLSPPPQVLSLLLQSCQLNETAVRDVKGKISGVSGKQDSPTSRTVSPKQSTHPPSLSLLRQVPPPPPPKDPARLMALKLAESAQRALQSSISTGTVPAKPSLRSGPTHPAMSVFRRSLSMECSEITLAKEGPLYSELRPPTLIPTQHRPLRNPAHSTLAAGNSPADLRKITPTVAPPSRVPRLHTRSGSLPVPPSFCAPRPRPPNYRFVEEGPRLPPQRSAPPWPDPEGLYYEILGDPPHLAPINASYGLIQTPWSCVQSPPSHPHPAPPPGLGGWYGTALPSDPELFCYQRWDRAPPAQLRPYFVGGGVRYQYVGTPESRGQVGFPEKNSRLLPTGRREEPIYMNLPPKSEMGGNYPGPRDSTDLKPDLPHKQRPGQPPPPGRQEGFGGPPPIHTQQQHSHPLRREGSLNFFRPPLPPPSAMWGTQPKFPEARETPLITYETPPGGGQRMAYMPPHCLLSEGGTVYGNLEQSGTQHRSPTPAGPPGILGPAWTVHSEGQTRSYC